In Spirochaetia bacterium 38H-sp, the DNA window GGTTGTCGTGATAATAACGGCTGAACAGTTTTCCCACATCATAGAGATAGCTTACAATAAGAGAAGGGTTGTAATCCCTTGCTGCAGAAGCAAGTATCTCAGGAAACTCTCCCATGAGGCTCATAAGTTCCCACTCTGATGCCTGATTAAGACGGCTAGTATCAACTTCTTCTGGCGACACTACAAGCTCAGGAGCTTTTCTGAGCATGCTGCTTATCCTTGCTCCCATGTACTGAAGATAAGGACCTGTGTTCCCTGTAAGAGATATGGATTCTCGTGGATCAAAAATCATATCCTTGTTGGGGCTGACCTGGAGAAGAAAGTAATGCAGAGCCCCCAACGCTATAGCTTCTGCTGCCTTATCCGCATCATCTCCCTGTTCTAGCTTGCCTTTTTCCTCTATTTCTGCCTTTGCCATTTCTACAAGCTGGTCAAGAAGATTATCTGCATCCACAACTGTGCCCTCTCTGGATTTCATCTTACCTTCCGGAAGATTTACCATTCCGTAAGAAAGATGATAAAGATTTTCTGCCCAGTCATAGCCAAGTTTTTTAAGGACATAGAAAAGCACTTTAAAGTGATAGTTTTGCTCTGAGGCCACTACATAGATAAGTCTCTCAAACGGCCAGTCCTCATGTCTAGAAACCGCTGTTCCTAGATCCTGTGTAAGATAGAGAGAAGTGCCGTCTTTTCTGAGCAAAACCTTTTTATCAAGCCCTATCTCAGACAAATCTACCCATACAGAACCGTCATTTTCCTTATAGAAAACACCGTTATCCAGACCTTTTAAAACGAGGTCCTTACCCAGAAGATAAGTCTGGCTCTCATAATAAACCCTGTCAAAGGATATACCAGTTCTCTTGTAAGTTTTGTTGATGCCGTCGATTGCCCACTCATTCATCCTCTTCCAAAGAGACATAACTTCCTGGTCGCCGTTCTCCCACCTTCTTAGCATTTCCCTTGCTTTTTCTTCTGCACTATCATCGGAGGACGCCCACTGGTTAAACTTGACATAGTAGTCACCCACAAAATGGTCTGATTTTTTGCCGGCAGACTCTGGCGTCTCCCCATTGCCCAGCTCTTTATAAGCCAGCATGGACTTACATATATGTATCCCTCTATCATTAATCAGGTTGACTTTGCAGACATCAGCCCCCAAAAAAGAAAAAAGTCTGGAAATACTTTCTCCCAGAATATTATTGCGCATATGTCCCAGATGGAGAGGCTTATTGGTATTGGGACAAGAAAACT includes these proteins:
- the argS gene encoding arginine--tRNA ligase; translated protein: TSPQNIASELADFLLEKYPDAIIKTAGGYLNIFLDKKNISAEIAADVINAGENYGKQDLFSSQKIMIEFSCPNTNKPLHLGHMRNNILGESISRLFSFLGADVCKVNLINDRGIHICKSMLAYKELGNGETPESAGKKSDHFVGDYYVKFNQWASSDDSAEEKAREMLRRWENGDQEVMSLWKRMNEWAIDGINKTYKRTGISFDRVYYESQTYLLGKDLVLKGLDNGVFYKENDGSVWVDLSEIGLDKKVLLRKDGTSLYLTQDLGTAVSRHEDWPFERLIYVVASEQNYHFKVLFYVLKKLGYDWAENLYHLSYGMVNLPEGKMKSREGTVVDADNLLDQLVEMAKAEIEEKGKLEQGDDADKAAEAIALGALHYFLLQVSPNKDMIFDPRESISLTGNTGPYLQYMGARISSMLRKAPELVVSPEEVDTSRLNQASEWELMSLMGEFPEILASAARDYNPSLIVSYLYDVGKLFSRYYHDNPIITNEDKETAKARLLLARCVLNVLKAGFKLLNIPFLER